GCAGGAAATCCGCGCAGGCCGTCAGGAGTGGGAGCGCCGCGCATATCAAGAAAAACTGAAGGCTGCAGGTAAACGCTGCGGGCCCGCTTACGCGAATTTCTACTAATGAACAAACTAGATTCTGTTATCGGGTTTTTTGCCCCCGAGGCTGCCTTGCGCCGTGTGCAGGCTCGCCGGGCATTAGAAGTGGTTGCAGCCTACGAGGCTACGCGGCCCAGTCGTACAAGAAAAAACCCCGGTGATAACCGCAGCGGGGATCTAGTGGTAGAGGGGGATCTGGAGGCCCTAAGAGGTCAAGCCAGGCACCTTGAACAAAACCATGATTTTGCCTGTGGCATTCTCACCACCCTGGTAAACAACATCGTCGGCCCACGCGGTATCGATGTGGAATTCCAACCAAAAACCTGGGATGGCGATATCCATGACGGCCTAGCCAGCCAAATGAATGACGCCCATAAAGAATGGGCGCGGCGCCCGGAATGTACCCGGCAGTTCAGCTGGGGAAAATCTCAACGGCTTTTATGTAATACCTGGCTGAGGGACGGGGAAACCTTACTTAGGCACCTGCAGGGCACAGTACCTGGCTTAAAGCACCGCACCAATGTGCCTTACACCATAGAGTGTCTGGAGCCGGATTTCTTGCCGGTCAGTTACAGCGACCCCAGTAAGCGTATTGTTCAGGGCATACAAAAGTCTGCCTGGGGCGAGCCCGCTGGGTTTTGGTTGTACGACGAGCACCCTGGTGCCTCTTTGAACTGGCGTATGAAGCGCAGGTTCCATAGTGCCAAAAATATTGAGCACCTTAAGTTTGTACGCAGGCTACATCAAACCCGAGGGGTTTCCATCTTTGCTGCGGTAATGAATCGCCTTAACGATATTAAAGACTATGAAGAAAACGAGCGCGTCGCCGCTAAGATCGCCTCGGCTATGGTTGGATTTATTCAAAAAGGTGGCCCTGAAGATTACAAGCCAGATGACAGAGACGATGAAGGAAATCGCACCTTGGCTATCCGCGCTGGTGCTATCTATGACGATCTACGGCCTGGGGAATCTGTCGGCACCATTCAAAGTAATCGCCCCAGTGGTTTACTAACCCCATTTTTGGAAACCATGCACCGCATGGCCGCCGCCGGCACCATGGCCAGTTTTAGCAGTATCAGTAAAAACTACAACGGCACCTACAGCGCACAGCGCCAGGAGCTGGTA
The DNA window shown above is from Microbulbifer variabilis and carries:
- a CDS encoding phage portal protein gives rise to the protein MNKLDSVIGFFAPEAALRRVQARRALEVVAAYEATRPSRTRKNPGDNRSGDLVVEGDLEALRGQARHLEQNHDFACGILTTLVNNIVGPRGIDVEFQPKTWDGDIHDGLASQMNDAHKEWARRPECTRQFSWGKSQRLLCNTWLRDGETLLRHLQGTVPGLKHRTNVPYTIECLEPDFLPVSYSDPSKRIVQGIQKSAWGEPAGFWLYDEHPGASLNWRMKRRFHSAKNIEHLKFVRRLHQTRGVSIFAAVMNRLNDIKDYEENERVAAKIASAMVGFIQKGGPEDYKPDDRDDEGNRTLAIRAGAIYDDLRPGESVGTIQSNRPSGLLTPFLETMHRMAAAGTMASFSSISKNYNGTYSAQRQELVEQWVNYETLSLEFCEEVVEPVTRRWVQMGLLADAFQVPADVDPSTLMHVDFITPVMPWINPAHEASADETLLENVLVSPQQTIRRRGKKPDDVIKQTAAWQQKLKASGITTPTKRAAVPAENTESDSDSK